The window TCTAATGAGAAAAATTTTGTTATCACCATACTTGTAAAATGACTTGTAATCATGGTTCTTTTTTAACACATGGAAAAATGATGTGGGAAATTCcattgttggatattttagtGAATAGTTTAGATTatccatatgtcaaatttcaacttcaaattcaatcatttccTCATCTATGTAATAGCGCTATGTATATCCATATTTACACCACCTATTGTCTCATTCCCATACCACACTCATAGtaattctaaaaattttaatctttatttttcatgtGGCTAATTTATATCaaactgaaacttgacatatgacAAAGGCCATGAGGTATTCATGTCAACGACATTTCAGCTCCACTTTCATTGCCATGTAGCTGGAAATGATACATGGttacaaaaatcaaatgttatctagaaaaagaaaagcataagaTTGTATCTATGGAGATCATTAACTTCCAAGTGGAATTATGACATTAAGCATTAAGGAGTTATGTCATTAAGCATTTACGAAAATTAGGTACCACTATGTATCATGAAATCATTTTTCTATTGGGAATCCAACGAGGTAATCTTATTGAACCATGTAAATCCTTTTGTGTCGTGTGATTATTTGTTTTCaatttctattcttttgttCATCCATCGGTTTCGGTTCTCATTTTCAACACCAATAGTTGGTTGGATTATCTCATTCAAGTTAACTCCCTGTCCATGCAACTTGATGGTgttagaatgaaaaaaaaaaaaaaactcttattTTGATTCTAAGAGGCTATGAGTTCAATGGGTCcggctcctctccatagagcccaatAATCAGGGAGTGATCCCACGACTAGAATGACGGGCGTGCATCCCTAATTCATCCTAGTCATAGGATTACTTTTGGTTCCTAGGCTCTATAGAGAGGAATCTTATCCTAAGTTCAATTCTCTTTTGGACCtacctattaaaaaaattgtgttcAACATATCTCTTGAACCTCCCACCCGCGCTTGCAAGCTTCTGCTAACCCATAAAGAATTTCTTGTGTTGCCGCTTCAATATCCTCTCATATCATCACATAGTTAGCTAATAGAAATAAAGCAActgttttttgaaaaaagggCAGTTTACCCATCCTCAAATATTTTGAGATTTATAAGACACAACAGTTGTAATTAGCACATTTTTATGAAAATGAGGTTTTTCAGGTTTATAGAGAGGATGTGGATCTAGAGCAAGCATCTGGTAGTGGTCCGATCTAGGACCAGAACCATAGGTGGCAATCCAGATATTTAGCTAGAGTGATATTGCGGATCTTGAAAAACTAATGATTCTTAATAACTTTTTGGTGTGGTCGTGGTCTAGGTCTACCATTTCTCTCCCTATTAAATTGGAGAGCTTTTTGTTCAAACCTACATTTTATGTTAAATGTGTTGATAGTGGGTCCTATGCAGCTGATTAAACATATAGCATAAAAGGCTTCAACTAGGAAAATCCTAATAAAGGATGCTAACTTTTTGTATCAAATTATGAAGTTGTTTTAattatctcttttcttctttgaataaaaaataaaaaaatcaatgggTACAGCAAAAACGATCCAATCTACCATACCAACATGCATGttatggataattttttttccccttttagaaACTTGGATCATCTGTTGGTGTAGGAGACCTAATTaggtcactttttttttttttttaaatttggggAATGgtattaacatttttttttatcaagtgaATGGTATTAACATTCACAATATTTATACGGATAGGTGGTGTTAGTATTTATCAAGTGTAAAATggatcaaaaaataatttttatctaAATTTGAGACAAAATGGTTTACTATAGGCTAACATGGCCGATccgtattgatattgatatcgatCGAGATTGATACCATGATTTAAATCCCTAGGTGCCACCCTTAGCTTGGTGATAGGATCTCTAGCTATAGATAGCAGATTCTAGGGATTTGCCTCGACAAATATGAAGGGGGGCTATGGGTTAGGGAAATTattctttataaaaaaatatataataattaataaaatatggGGATATAGGGGTGTTAAACGGCGCTGTTCTGATTATATAGTTTGAGACACCAAAATtgaaccgtttattaaacaggTATATAGTTCCTAAACGATTTCCTAAAAAATGTTGTATCCAAAAACCTGACTCATATTTAATATAAACATACTCTGATATACAAGGATAAGACTGGAAAttgtttaatatatatatatatatatatattccaatttgaattttgaatgatTGCTTTTAGAAAAAGCATAAACAATTCCTTGAGGATGTGGAAGATTCGAAGTAgtgttatttattttatatatttatttatataaacaTATACAGATAAACTATTGAAAttgttaaaatcaaaattaaaccattttattttttacatccTTAGagatatgaaaaaagaaaaaactttgcCATTAATTGACCATGTAACTCACAAATTTTACATAAAGTTGGCATTTCCCAAGCAAAATGGGTGGTTCTCGTAGAGTTTGGTAGGTTAGGGCAAATATGGTTATAGTCCGTAAAAATACATTATTGAGTGAGTATTCTCTAGCCGGGAGTGGAGGAGCACCTCCCACTTTCTCTGTCGAGACAAAAAATTAGCATTTTCCAAGCAAAATGGGTAGTTCTGATGGAGTTTTGTGGGCTAGAGGAAATATGGTTACAATCTGTAAAAACGTATTATTATTgggcaagttttctttcaccggGAGACAAGGAGCACCTCCTGCTCTCTGTCAGAAAAAAATTTGTCCGCTAATTGGAATTGTAAGTGTAGTCCAAACAAAGCAAGAGTCGCACTTGACATTAGAGCCTTAACAATTCCAAGCaaatgaatgaatttttttggaaacaTTGATAGAGACTTTCAGATGTGCATTGACAAGGAACATGACgaaaacacaaccaaacacaaaaaCAAGTTTGAGATATTCTGCTAACCTCACAAGACTTGACTTCCCAgttcatcatcaccaccaataagctattatgaaaaaaaaaaatctctttcccAAGGAACTGACAAAATTCGATGTCAAGGAAGTGTACCACCCTAAAATAGGAGGATATGGAAATAAAACTTGAGAAAACTTTCATatggtgggtgaaggaaaattacTCCCATCTAAGATCATAAATGCTCTACCCTTTATTATACGAAGTCAAAAATACCCTCCACTGTTTCTCTATACCCTTCGCACACTATCTAAACCCCTCAATCAAGTGCCTCTTAGAAATTATCATCCTACCATTGATTTGCCAAGTGGCTAACATTTACATGTAGGGATGTAAATAAATTGTTAAAAACTGAATTTGATTCACATATGTATCTATTTAGGGTATCCATATCTCGTTAAAGAGTATTAGGATCCAAAGTCAAATAATCCAGAACATGATATATTCAATTTGAATAGATAGCTAACTACTACTAAAAATGTTGAAGTAGCTAAAATCTTAAGGGTTCTTGAAGATTCAACAAGTTTTAGAGAATGAATAGAACTAACACAATTGAGAGACATACATTAAGAATGAATGATATCCGTCAGGGCATGGAAGGTTTGAATTACACAATTTAAATATTAAGCAGATAGTGAAAGATTCGGATATGATCCTACATCTATATAATGATATCCATATCCGATCACATCCGATCCGTATCAATCCATTTCGTTAAGCAAAAATGTGGTTCAAGTAGAGTCCAGTTGGCTAGGGCAGATAACAGTTCCCACATAAGCGCATCAATGCCATTTCAGTTTTACTCTTGCCTTTtctaaaatgtaaataaatggaTCAATCGTAGTCACACTTACTTTATTCTAATAATTCACATACACgtttgaaatgatttttttatactAAAAATGCTGACCTCATGACGATTGACTCCCAGTGTGCCATCACCACCACAGCTTATCATGAAAATactattttgtttctaaaaaaaaaaaaaatacccatttCCATCATTGCCATCAATAAGCAAAATCTTCaagtttttttgttgtttttacaAAATTTGGAGTCatccaaaaaattaaattattgaCAAAACACGATCCAGATGTAACCCTTTTGTTCCCATATATCATCCACcctctattttatcttttaaatgGGCTACAGTGAACTGATGCCCGTTCATCATGGTCTTAAgaatatttatccaaaaaaaaatttattttgaaaataataaGTGGTTTTCCTTCAGCCACATGGAGAGATTAAAAATCATTGATGGTTGTACTTTTCTTATACTCACTGTTGCTGTCAAAAATCCGTATGAAATGATCCTACATAAACATAGAAGATAGAGGCTCGGAGATATCCCCGGGATTAGTCCTATGATGCCCAAGTTAAAAACCGACATAACAGTTTTTCACTGGAATAATGGTGTGGGTATCTTCCCCTTACCTCTTCCCTCCTTTCGGACTCTCTCTtatagtgtttagggtttagggtttctttttgggagtccccctcgggtccgcctctttccctttctgagtcctactcggatacgtcctatcccctccGTGGGGAATATTCCTCCTTCGGGTATCTTCTCTTCAAGGGGTTTACGTGGTTAGGATCCTCGCAACCTCTACcaggtgggcgacgcgtgtcctttcCTTAGATACCATGTGTTCTTATCTTACTGGGTAATTAATTTGACCGCATCACTCActgtataaaaaaaattactcgGAATAATATTCAAGACGGAAGTTTTTATTCACCGTAGGTGAATAGTAACCAACCATTAGTTATCACTAGTTCCTCTACCTTTACTTTTACAAAGTCTAAAATATTAACATTGTTACAAGAGTTCCATCTAACCATCAAAACCGGTGGATTAAGAGATTCAtttttcaccatgggtgaagaaaaGCTCAATCCAATATGCCATGTGTTCTCAGAACTAGAAAACATAAATCTGGCTTTGGTACATCTTTCAGGATATAGCATCCCTAACTGAGGTTCTTTTCTAGTGACTTGTAACTCGAAGCTTCCATCTTGGTAGGACATTCTGTTGCTTCCTGCCGCCACGGAAATGCACTAGATCATCTGTCAATTATTGAAAATACCATGACAACCTCAAAATtgaaccgtttattaaacagaTATACAGTTCCTAAATGATTTCAGAAAAAATGTTGTACCCAAAAACCTGACTCATATTTAATATAAACATACTCTTATATAGAAGGATAAGACacaaaattattttatatatatatatattccaatttgaattttgaatgatTGCTTTAAGAAAAAGCATAAACAATTCTATGAGGATGTGGAAGATTCGAAGtagtattatttattttattgatttatatAAACATAAACTATTGAaattgtaaaaatcaaaattaaaccatTTAATTGTTTACATCCTTAGagatattaattaaaaaaaaatcattaattgaccGTGTAACTCACAAATTTTACATAAAGTTAGCATTTCCAAAGCAAAATGGGTGGCTCTTGTAAAGTTTGGTGGGTTAGGGCAAATATGGTTATAGTCCGTAAAAATACATTATTATTGGGCGAGTATTCTCTGGCCGGGAGTGGAGGAGCACCTCCCGCTTTCTCTATCGAGACTGAGAAAATTACCATTTTTCAACCAAAATGGGTGGTTCTGATGAAGTTTTGTGGGTCAGAAAATATGGTTACTTACAATCTGTAAAAACATATTATTATTGGGCAAGTGTTCTTTGACCaggagatgaggatcacctcCTGCTCTCTGTCGAAACAAAGATCGGGAAATGCTAATGCATCCTCGGGAAATGCTAATGCATCTTCCGCTCCCATACAGAAAAAAATTGTCCGCTAGTTGAAATTGAAAGTTTAGTTCAAATAAAGCAAGTCTCACACTTGACATTAGAGCCTTAACAATTCTAGGCaaatgaatggaattttttggaAACATTGGTAGAGACTTTCAGATGTGCATTGACAAGGAACATCAGAAAAACACACCCAAACACAAAAACACGTTTGAGATATTTTGCTAACCTCACTAGACTTGACTTGCCAgttcatcatcaccaccaattagctattatgaaaaaaaaaattctctttcccAAGAAACTGACAAAATTCGATGTCAAGGAAGAGTATCACCTTAAAATAAGAGGATATGGAAATAAAACTTGATAAAACTTTCATACGGTGGGTGATTCTAGGATCATAAATGCTATACCCCTTAGTATATGAAGTCAAAAATACCCTCCACTGTTTCTCAATACCCTTCGCACACTATCTAAACCCCTTAGTCAAGTGCCTCCTAGAAATTATCATCCTACCGTTGATTTGCCATGTCGCTAACATTTACATGTAGTACACATAGGGATGTAAGTAAATAATTAAAAACCGAATCTGATTCACATCTGTATCCATTTAGGGTATCCATATCTAGTTAGAGGGTATTAGGATCCAAAGTCAGATAATCCAGAACATAATATTCAATTTGAATAGACAGCTTACTACTACTAAAAATGTTGAGCAGCTAAAATCTTAAGGGTTCTTGAAGATTCACCTTGTGCAATATGATAATATTCTTCTCTTGTGACTTGTAACTCGAAACTTCCATCTGGGTAGGACATTCTGTTGCTTCCTGCTGCCGAGGATATGCACTAGATAGTCGGTCAATTATTGAAAATAACACGACAACCTCGAAGTAACTAACGCTTGTCACACAAGAGTCGTAGTGGATTCAAAGTCCCTCTTCACTTATAAACTGAACGAGTTCGACTCTCCAGTCTTCACTTTGTGCAATAAGATATTGCTTTCAAAAAAACCACATGACATATTCATAACCTAAATAGCAGAAATGCCCCAAGCATCTTTCTATGCTAGAGCCAAGGGAATAACCATCACCCAGTATTGAGGGATCCAAGCTTCAAACAGCACAAATTGACACAAAGCCCTGCTGAGTTCATTCAAGCAGTACAGCTCCTAACATCAGAAGTTTGAGGATGGGTTTCTCGGACACTAAAGCTCAGCACATTAAGCTCAAATCCCTAATTAACATCAACAAGTCACTTGTCTATGTGAACCCTACACCGCTATACTATGCATTTGTACACGACagtatgaaagaaaaaataaaatgtacacACCACACTAAAAGAGAAAAGACCCTTGGGGAAGAAGCCAGACAAACCCATGGCAAAAATTCAAAAAGCACCCTACATGGACTATACTATGCATTTTGTATACGACcatatgaagaaaaaataatatgtaTACTAcactaaaagagaaaaagaccCTTAGTTTAGGGAAGAAGCCAGTGGCACAAATTCAAAAAGCACAAGAGACTGCACATTACAGACGAGAACAAAATTTATTGATATTAACATGGCAAAACCATGGGTACCAGAAATCACAGCCTGGATGACAGAAACATCTATTCACTTGTCTCAACAATCTGATGAATTCTTTAAGATGATAGTACATGTCATGAATTTAATAGCAGAATTAGTAATGCTGAACAGTAAATTTCTCAAGAGTTAACTTCACCTCCTTGCAGTGTTCCTTCTCAGACCAAAATTTATCAGGCACAGAAGGTTGTTCAACCTGCAACAGAGTAATTTAAGAATTTATATATTGATTAACAACTGTgctgagctgtggtgtgcaaaaacccatgctcaccaggtCTTGAATTCGAGCCCCCTCGCTGTTATCTATAAACCCTCCCTTACCTatccaagaaaaaatttcagaatttttatAGAAAACACCATGAACTCCATTGGAGATGTGTTTATGATAGTGAGATGGCTCAGCATTTTCCAAAATTTACACATTGACGGCTCAGCATTTTCTGGAAATCTACGCATTGAAGAAGCAAACAAACATTAGCAACCTAAAGAAACCCGAATCTAGGTGAACCTCCAAACTGAGAAATAGGACAGAAACTTAATAtgtataaattttgaaaaattcaaatcCGATGGGGCTGAAACTAACATTACTATGGGGTCCTAATGGGATGCGTAAGTAGTTAAAATATAAAAGGGAACTAATAGCTGGATTAAAACAAACCCATGggtagaaaatagaaagtaaagagAACTTGCATATCTCATAATCTAGCAGTCCGCTGGACATCAAGTTAGGGTCAATTGGAGTAATTAGGAAGGGGAATAACATAGTCAAAATTCAACCTAATCTAATGGATAGTCTCTCAGAAAACAGGGAATGAAGTTCAGACATGTATGCTTTGAAAACACTCCTATCTCAGATCTGAAACAGTGcataaaaataatagaagaaaacaaGAACTTGAAGAGCAATAATAAGGGATTAATGGAACAGAGATCACATAATAAGAGGCCACGATGGATAAAGAAGGCTACTGGAATGTCGGCAAAACAGtgaattaagaagaagaagaagaagatggagaaagaagGCTACTGGAATGTCACCATCCAAGCCTGCAGTTGGGCTTCACCACTTTGGCTGCTATTGAATCACCACAGTGCACACTCACAAAGTCCTTTTTCTCGAAACATCAAATCATGGGTTagctgcccctagctctttatttataataaccaATGGACAGGATACAAGAATAGAAACCTTTTTTGTGTAGAGGCCAACTTGGCTGCCACTCTAATGGGATTCTTCTAGAAAAGATCCACTACAACTCCAATAAAATGGAAACtgaaacaaaaaggaaactaaataaaataacaaccaTAACTACTAAGTAGATACTTTCAGTTCTAAGAAACTATTACAAAATATAAACTAAATTGAAGACAATATCTAAGGCCTCATTTGTTTGGTgggcaaaagggggaaaaggagAAGTCTTGGGCCCCACAAGTAATGGGGTCAAGGAATAGCAAAGACAAGGAAAGGAAACAGTGGTAAAgggtgaaattttataattttttattccaatttATAACAAAATAATCAATATCATGGTCTCTTGTCTTctttttgtaattaaatatctacttcattttttttaatccaacaTATCTTCTCCTATGTATAATAAAATaattccttctatttttttaatcaaccaATATTCTTCCTCTTGTAATAAATAATCCACATTCCTACCCTTCCCCGCAAGTCCTATAAAAAATGCAAAGACTTTGAAGAAATGTGAGGTGGGATAACTCTCTTGCTCCATAAGTCCTTAATTAATGCATGGTTGTCTGGTTAGTTTCCCACTCTAGGCAACTAAACAACTACCCTTTTTGGAATTTTATGGAAAAACCTTCAAATTATCCCTCCCCACTTTTTTCCGTCAGGCCTTGTTTGTTTTATGAAAAAGGTCTGGCGGAGAAAAAGGGGTGGGATACTTTTAAAGTTTTCCACAAAATTCCAAAAACCAAAGTCGTCTGTTTGTTTGAGGTGGTAAAGTAATAAATAACATGCATTAAATGCTTCATCTGCTTATGTGGCTACGGAATTATCCCACCCCATCCTTCTTCAAAGTCCTACCATATTCAATGAGAATTTGTGGAAGAGGTGAGGATATAGATTATAATATTAATTTTCTATTACATCCCATCTTTTATTACCCTTTCCCTTCCTTGCCTTTACTCCTCTAAACCCTATAACATGTAGGACCCACGACTTTTCATTTCCCACCCCTTTTTGCACCCCCAAACAAATGGGGCCTCGAATGCAGCATCCGATTTCCAAGTGGGAACCACACAAAGATCTCCCCCATCAAGCCCACACATGTAAGATAATAGAGCTGGTTGACAAACATCCCAGCTGTCAAGACAAAACCAGAACTGGTTCAAGTGGGCTTCTTCCTCCAACAATAGTCATGTACTGCATCACACATGGGAAGGTGGATGTATAAAAGTGGGATATCCATATCGCTCAGCATTTTCTGAAAGTCCAAGCATGCATCAATTGGAAGACCAAACCCATGCTTCCTTTCCTCTGACCATCCAAAAGAATGGCGTAGCATAATATGATTAGGATCTTTCAATtagatttctttttccttaggTCATCCTATGCATGTCGTGTATATGCCACTAGAAACAATATGCAGTTAAAAAATTAAGCTATGGAGCAGAAATGCATATTACCTCAAAATATTTGATATGAGCCCCACCACACATACTGAAACATCCAAGAACCAACTAATGTACATAAAAGGGTGTACCCAATGCATGAGACTcccataatgtacgcagccttacccccgatCCGTGTagggctgtttcctgactcgaaccaACCTTACCGATGAATCAACTAATGTACATAATCACATCTACATAGCTTAAGGAGAACTATCCTTACCTCAGGATTTAGTATTGTTCCTGATGAAGCTGAGCTTGCAACATGAAATATTCCATCACATACTGCAATGACAGAGCAGAGAGAATTGTAGTCCAGCAAGTTTATCTTGAAGAGATGAAGCTTCTCCATTGTCAGTTTCTTCAGGTGATCATTGTTTGCATATCCTAAAAGAGATTTTAGAGGAACTCGTTAGAAGTTCTGGCAAAATTTTAGATGAGAATGTTCATTAGAAGAGTTTAATGAGCAAGTTatttgaaatcaaatcaatatttgGAGCTTGATTTATTAATTTATGTGCCTCACATCTGTAAATGAGATATGTTTGCTTATAGATGCCTCTTAAATTCTGGGAGATCCATAACAAGAATTCCTCAATCTATCGCAAGATCCTATTATCAATTTTATGCCAGAAGAGTCGAAAACAAACATCATCCAAAGGTTACATGATCAAGACCAAAACTGGTAGAGTAAGGACAAATAAACACAATCTTATGATAAGAATAGCCAACAAAAGATGACACAACATTCTAACAGCTTAAGACTAGTGATTGGACAGTTTGAAGTTAACTATGGACTTGAGTAAGAAAGCAAAATCAATAGAAAgatatattcttttcttttttctaacaaCAAAGCTGAGACAAATTAGGGGGGTGAAGAGAACAACTGAAATATGTTAAATGCCTCAATGACTTCGAGAGTGAAGAACAGCCTGTTGGGCGATGACCTTTTAAAGAAACTCATGATTAAAAATTGAGTTCTCTCCTCTTCTTAACTCAAAATTATCTCTTCATATAATTGCATGACTACGAAGAGATGCTCTCCCATCATCTCCTTAATATCAGCCTATACTAATATCCGTGTCTCGTAAAATAAGCCAAGAGGTGGGATCCAATTAGGTAATCCACCCAGGTATTTTaatatgtttactttctaaaataaatatattcatACACTTAGAACACTTaagccccccaaaaaaattataatttagttCCTCTGCTTTGCAATATCACATAACAGACCTATGGGCATGGAAATAATTATTGTCACCACCGACGTTCGTTAGACATCTTATGCAGAAAATCTAAACCATTGACTAGACCAGGGGTGTCAAAAATCAACCAAACAGGTTGGACCGACCAGAACCAACCGAAAAAACCAATCCTAATCCCTTACCAGTCATGTTTGCTTTTGGGTCTCTAGGAATCAtcacaaaaccaaaaccaattgtatcaagtaaaccaaaaaacaatggaaaaaacaataaaaacttttttcttttgtctttacattattttccattttacaTACAGAAAACCGGAACCAAACAGATACTGGACCATTAAAAGCCCATTAAGAAACCCctataaaaacccaaaaccaaatacCACCTTAACACTTCAACTCCAATTTGGACTGGTGCATGAATTAAACTGACCGAACAACCTGTTTAAACCCCCTAAATTGGACATAAAATTGTTTCCAAAACAtttataataattattaatatatacTTGATGCGGATCCCGGGTTCTAATAACCTAGTTTAGATTGCTTATGAGCCCACCTAGATAATACATAACTCAAATAGTCAAGTGGATGGAAATTCTGTAAATTAATAAAGACACTCTAACAAGGAAAAGTTGCAATTCATGGGTAATAGTAAAGTTGTTTGAAAAGGACAAACTAAGAATGAGAAATAATTTAACAGCAAGATGTAAATAATACGAGGGGGATAGGTATTTTAGAAAGTGAGAGAAATAGAACattaattaaaacaactacCGAGAAAGGGGGGTGAGGAAGATAGGTGATCTTCTACCTCTAGCCAAAGCAAGAGGCGGAAAACTAGACTTGATTCGAACAGGGGTTCTCATATATCAACCCTCGACCAATTTGAAATCTCAAGTAAGGAATTGCAACTTAACTACCCTTTAAATGCACTCACTAATAATCCTAACAGACTGGGATTAAACCATTTTGCAACAACTCCTGGCGGTAGAAGTAAAACATGTTTGATCCCAATTCGAAATTTCACTCTCTAGCAAGATTTCAGCTTAGGGATTTACAGGGTGGGTCGCTTAGAAGCACTAATTGAAGCCTTGAAGTGATGGACGATTGAGTTTAATGTGATCCTTGGTGAACCTGTATTGCGCTAGGATAGCAGAGAACATAGCAGAACAGGgaaagaaagcaaagaagaataaaaggacAGAAATCgcataaagggggggggggaatcgcACAAAACTGCCACATGACTATCAAACCAAAactcaatattcaatcatcacaAATTTTAACAAAGTAACTTCCTGTAAGAAGAAAGGCGCACAGTTGTAAACAAGTGGATGAGGCTTCTAGGAAAAGTGCAAGCCAAGACCGACCTCACTTTCCCTTCGTGCATTCAATCcaagaaaatttaaaaagagTCTTTACTTTCAAGTATCATCAttactctttttcctcttcattaTTCACACATGTAAAGAACgaaataaaaacataattgTTGTCCTTTTCATTTGAGTGCAAAGATGAAAATTGAGGTGCAATCACTACAAATTAGAAGAACACAAATGAATTAAACAATCGTGGtcataaaatatattttgaacCATAACACCTCTTAAACACGAACAGCTATTGGACAGACTTTCAattctataaaaaaagaaaccatTACTCATGTGTAGAGGTGCAGCAACGCACTTCACCCCTCTCTCCAATTCTATTCAACATTGAAGGAACATGCATTCATATACATTTTGTGTTGATATACAAGAGAACACTCTCCTTAGCAGGTTTGTCATATAAGTAATCAGAATTGCAAATAATCAAGCAACTCTACAGTCATAAGCATTTTTAGAAATATTCAACCAATACATACGTGATGACACGTGCAACAAGGGGAATAAAATACTTATCGGAATCAAGGACAAACTGTGGATGATAACGTCAATCTCGAAACACCAAAGATGGCATCACAAACCTGACAAAGCATGAAGAAACTTAACAAATCAAAGGGGTTGTGTCGTGCCATTGGTCACTCTCCTTAAG is drawn from Macadamia integrifolia cultivar HAES 741 chromosome 7, SCU_Mint_v3, whole genome shotgun sequence and contains these coding sequences:
- the LOC122083394 gene encoding cinnamoyl-CoA reductase 2-like isoform X1, with amino-acid sequence MRVCGLWLVKLLLSRGYGAHGTVGEPGYANNDHLKKLTMEKLHLFKINLLDYNSLCSVIAVCDGIFHVASSASSGTILNPEVEQPSVPDKFWSEKEHCKEEATECPTQMEVSSYKSQEKNIIILHKEATECPTKMEASSYKSLEKNLS
- the LOC122083394 gene encoding cinnamoyl-CoA reductase 2-like isoform X3, which produces MRVCGLWLVKLLLSRGYGAHGTVGEPGYANNDHLKKLTMEKLHLFKINLLDYNSLCSVIAVCDGIFHVASSASSGTILNPEVEQPSVPDKFWSEKEHCKEGFVSICAV
- the LOC122083394 gene encoding cinnamoyl-CoA reductase 2-like isoform X4 encodes the protein MRVCGLWLVKLLLSRGYGAHGTVGEPGYANNDHLKKLTMEKLHLFKINLLDYNSLCSVIAVCDGIFHVASSASSGTILNPEVEQPSVPDKFWSEKEHCKEMI
- the LOC122083394 gene encoding cinnamoyl-CoA reductase 2-like isoform X2 translates to MRVCGLWLVKLLLSRGYGAHGTVGEPGYANNDHLKKLTMEKLHLFKINLLDYNSLCSVIAVCDGIFHVASSASSGTILNPEVEQPSVPDKFWSEKEHCKEEATECPTQMEVSSYKSQEKNIIILHKMI